In Coturnix japonica isolate 7356 chromosome 9, Coturnix japonica 2.1, whole genome shotgun sequence, a single window of DNA contains:
- the AGTR1 gene encoding type-1 angiotensin II receptor: protein MVPNYSTEETVKRIHVDCPVSGRHSYIYIMVPTVYSIIFIIGIFGNSLVVIVIYCYMKLKTVASIFLLNLALADLCFLITLPLWAAYTAMEYQWPFGNCLCKLASAGISFNLYASVFLLTCLSIDRYLAIVHPVKSRIRRTMFVARVTCIVIWLLAGVASLPVIIHRNIFFAENLNMTVCGFRYDNNNTTLRVGLGLSKNLLGFLIPFLIILTSYTLIWKTLKKAYQIQRNKTRNDDIFKMIVAIVFFFFFSWIPHQVFTFLDVLIQLHVITDCKITDIVDTAMPFTICIAYFNNCLNPFFYVFFGKNFKKYFLQLIKYIPPNVSTHPSLTTKMSSLSYRPPENIRLPTKKPAGSLDTE, encoded by the coding sequence ATGGTCCCAAACTATTCTACTGAAGAAACTGTTAAGAGAATTCACGTTGACTGTCCTGTTTCAGGAAGGCACAGTTACATCTACATTATGGTTCCAACTGTTTACAGTATCATCTTCATCATAGGCATATTTGGGAACAGCCTGGTCGTTATTGTCATTTACTGctatatgaaattaaaaacagtggccAGCATCTTTCTACTAAACCTGGCACTGGCTGATCTGTGCTTTTTAATAACTCTgccactctgggcagcctacACGGCCATGGAGTACCAGTGGCCTTTTGGCAACTGTTTATGCAAGCTAGCATCAGCAGGAATAAGTTTCAATTTGTATGCCAGCGTGTTCCTACTCACATGCCTTAGTATCGACCGCTATCTGGCCATAGTACATCCAGTGAAGTCACGAATCCGGCGTACCATGTTTGTTGCCAGAGTAACCTGCATTGTCATCTGGCTCCTTGCTGGTGTGGCCAGTTTACCTGTCATCATTCACCGTAATATATTTTTCGCAGAGAACTTGAACATGACAGTCTGTGGCTTTCGATATGACAACAATAACACAACATTGAGGGTTGGGTTAGGTTTATCCAAGAACTTACTGGGATTTTTAATCCCTTTTCTCATCATACTAACAAGCTACACCCTAATTTGGAAGACCCTGAAGAAGGCATAtcaaattcaaagaaataagaCCAGAAATGATGATATTTTTAAGATGATTGTGGCtatagtatttttcttcttcttctcctggATTCCTCACCAAGTATTCACTTTTCTGGATGTGTTAATTCAATTACATGTAATAACAGACTGCAAAATCACTGATATTGTGGATACAGCTATGCCCTTCACTATTTGCATCGCTTACTTTAACAATTGTTTGAATccttttttttatgttttctttggaaaaaactttaaaaaatacttccttCAGCTAATAAAATACATTCCACCAAATGTCAGCACACATCCAAGTCTCACTACAAAAATGAGCTCCCTCTCATATCGACCACCAGAAAATATACGCTTGCCCACTAAAAAGCCTGCTGGGTCTCTTGACACTGAGTGA